From Ciona intestinalis unplaced genomic scaffold, KH HT000077.2, whole genome shotgun sequence, the proteins below share one genomic window:
- the LOC108950256 gene encoding uncharacterized protein LOC108950256 isoform X2 codes for MVNFSESSPFDYIRYVISFTLLSFSIAVTSYAIFEGRTGFWPQVPGPAAFALFLVCLFLLGVVEGLQISLVELKRMHPGTYKTSYPRAYKLSCIAGKGDNVERFLMGRQVFVVFLVFFIAKLTTIVLEDLNSDFFFPVPHWLYVSLLETGFITCVLVVIVAQLMPQIVAAKFPVHFLDMRIMFIAYYACIFVEMSGVTHACWLLSHLFGKLAGMKDKIEVKVSPSYPDSDDCLPTYGDSCAQDGGDHDVKIALRKVGECIQSGLPTYDAQSTIDKIRSVNKGIDVELSEDKQRILRCYLDNHPEKFYAFPSVIGNKSFILYPGFPRTPRTSRAISEDEFGSSRISSGYFGSRSRATSHRGL; via the exons ATGGTCAACTTCTCCGAATCTTCCCCTTTCGATTACATTCGTTACGTCATCAGTTTTACGTTGCTGTCGTTTTCCAtcgctgtgacgtcatatgcaATATTTGAAGGAAGGACAGGGTTCTGGCCTCAAGTCCCAGGTCCGGCAGCTTTTGCTTTGTTCCTGGTTTGTCTGTTTCTGCTTGGAGTTGTAGAAG GCCTCCAGATTTCTCTTGTTGAGTTAAAACGAATGCATCCTGGTACTTACAAAACCTCTTACCCACGAGCTTACAAGTTAAGTTGCATCGCAGGAAAAGGAGACAATGTTGAAAGGTTTCTTATGGGAAGACAG GTGTTCGTTGTATTCTTAGTTTTCTTTATCGCCAAACTGACAACGATCGTTCTAGAGGATTTGAATTCTGATTTCTTTTTCCCGGTTCCACACTGGTTATAT GTCAGTCTCCTTGAAACAGGTTTCATAACCTGCGTACTTGTGGTCATAGTTGCCCAACTAATGCCGCAAATTGTCGCCGCCAAGTTTCCTGTACATTTCCTTGACATGCGCATTATGTTTATTGCATATTACGCTTGCATATTCGTTGAGATGTCTGGCGTAACCCATGCTTGCTGGTTGTTATCTCATTTATTTGGAAAGTTAGCGG GAATGAAAGACAAAATCGAGGTAAAAGTTTCGCCATCGTATCCAGATTCGGATGATTGTTTACCAACATACGGGGATAGTTGTGCGCAGGATGGTGGTGACCATGATGTAAAGATTGCGCTTCGTAAAGTTGGGGAGTGTATTCAGTCAGGT CTACCAACATACGATGCACAAAGCACGATTGACAAGATACGTAGCGTAAACAAAGGCATTGACGTGGAGTTATCCGAAGACAAGCAGAGGATATTAAGATGTTATTTGGACAATCATCCAGAAAAGTTTTACGCATTTCCAAGCGTTATTGGAAACAAG TCCTTTATTTTGTACCCAGGCTTTCCCCGCACCCCAAGAACTAGCCGAGCAATTTCGGAGGATGAATTCGGAAGTTCCCGGATTTCTTCGGGATA